aggagttcagttaggcagtagggtaagtcctaagctgagtgggtttgtacaagatattgtataaatcaaagtcttctagtgaatcttacccgaggtggtagaagaggggacgtaggagcagttgaagtctccgaacatccataaacatatcttgtgtatttaactttTTAACTATCTTTTTTAAACTGATTTGATAAGTTCGAGCTGTTATCATTTCAGTTCTCACAATAACTAAACTGATATATGCGAGAACTGATtccccttatttcagttattcagtttacacaagttaaaagacTTTCAAATTAGTCAGATTTAttaacgaaagattatttcgagtgtcttccgcttggtttaaaatcaaactcgatttaatttatcggtgtttatattcttagaacacgagctattgaagctcattgagaatattgtgtttgaagcatctTCGCAGGTGTTAGAACCGATccatcaattggtatcagagctagttgttctaagaagaacatttgaaaactgatattttaaatatgattcaaaatgttatttaaaatgtttttcaaaatcctcttaaaatatttatatgagtTTACCGTGGGAAGAGAGAAGATTGTTGGATCTGCAATTAAcattgtagccacttctctCGACTCCGTATTTTATTGTTTTAGCAACTTGTAAGGTTTTGAGTTCAAACTGACAGCCGAATAGCTAAACTGATCAGCGGACAAGATTTCAGTTTCCAGCATACCAGTTTAGCTGATCAACAGATGAAACCCAGCTACGCTGAAATGCTGGATGATTATGAGCTTAATCATCAGCGGTATACCGCCGCTTCATTGTTATATCAGATCAAAATAGATTATCAATAcggttcagcatcagttgagtccagtttgaGTCAGCTTGACCAGTTAGCCAGCACAGAAATCAAGTCCAAGGAAAATTAGCTGCTCTTCTGGCAAAGAAAACTCAAGATCGATGCAGCATTTCAAAGCTTTCAAGGCAACCAGTTATTGGTATATTCAGTTCTATTATGTATAAACTTACTGATActtgatgttgtttaaaattcgctattgtagtagcaattCCCTTACACATGTTGGTGTGCTTATTGTATGATACAAGGGatgattatttgattaaataagtATCATGTTTATCCAGTTGATTACTATGTAATTGAACCGTTATCTCAAAATTTGTTGCCTAAACTGCTTGAATGTTAAAAGATGCTGAAACTTCATTAAATCGcgtaaatgattatatttttaagggggGGTtcttaattcagttcttgagggggagttttcttatctctcgaactgaaaaatgttttaaactcgtttttaaTTCATATCTTTAGGGGGAGTTTTCTTTCTTATCCCTCGAactctttctttgtttttctcttgAACGAGtcagtttttaaaatttcaattttaaaatcgcTTTAATTGcacaagttttttttatcatcaaaaagtgggagattgttggaacatttcatgttcgcaatcttgattttgatgttaacaaaacttgttattttgtttctactAAATTTGTCAAAGTGCGCAGAAagctatcgagccaaaactgaagctatcgacgCAAATTGAAAGCACCAACTGCTTGCCCAAAAccgaaccagttcaactgattgaccaGATGATAGGTAGTTGAgtagaagaccttcagaagcccgaccagctgatgactagctcaactgatgaagagttcagctgaccagttcaactgaagaagtgaaatcagttcagcagacgtgccaactgatttcaccaaaccagttcaacAGGCCAGTTCAGGACATCGATTAGGAACCgaccagtttgcagaacacgacaagcttatctaagtggaaTCCAGTTGTGCgcatttaagaaaataaattgtcTAGTCAAAAGACAATACTAGAtgttgcagcagagcttaaaaTCAAGACGTTCCAGAATGACTGTCAGAAAGGACAAGAAACAGATATCGAGGAACATATTCAAATTGCAATGGAcaaatttgatgagtcttgatgaacTGCCTCGAagcctctataaatacaagaccaagaccatcaacaaaaGCGTGAAGATATAGAGAAGTGTGTGAAGATCGGAAAATAAAAAAGCACGCTCAACTCATATCAGCTTTTTAGAAGAAATCAGCCCAAATTTGAGGGaacatgtcaaaatgttatcaacttagattagaagcatttttccctcagtgtgtgtgAACACTTTcgtatcagttctcacacacgcacacacaccatcaCTCACATACATACAAAAATTAAAGCGTATTGAaaagctgagtgagtcttgcacaaagacgttaaaatTGTGcatgtagtctttaacacatagacgttaaacaagtgttggctggaaggtgttgccttcagtctagactaggagttcagttaggcagtagggtaagtcctaagttgagtgggtttgtacaagagattgtataaatcaaagtcctctagtgaatcctacccgaggtggtagaaagggtgacgtaggagcagtggaagtctccgaacatccataaacatatcttgtgtacttaactgtttaactatcgttttcaaactgatttgatcagttcgagctgttatcagttcagttctcaccataactgaactgatatattcaagaactgattccctttatttcagttattcagtttacaaatGTTAAAAAgctttcaaattagtcagctttcttaacgaaagattatttcgTGTGTCTTCcacttggtttaaaaccaaactcgatttaattcattggtgtttacattcttaaaacacgagctattgaagctcattgagaatattgcatttgaagcaccttcgcagGTGTTAGAACCGATCCATCACacgtcgatagtcatagtccaatAGGTCGAAAGCTAGGGAATTTCATAGAACGACATGTAATTCtactttgataaataattatagagatttaattacttcactgtgTTGAGTTAGTTTGTGAAACGTCCCTTACTTTTTAACTTTATTAtcatactaaatttttttttgtaatcatTAATCATGAAATTCGAACCctcatttaaaatcaaactcaacatttaaaaatctcaagtgtataaaaattcataaatcgtTAGCCACCAAAATCATACgtcaacttttaaaataatctaaaactgaacttcaaaataaagcttAAAATCTCTAAATTAATAATCCTCAAAATCTGTACGTAAAACCTTTAAATACTAAGTAagtgcggaaaataaatgtccctcGGAGGTGTACTGccggactcgatccactcaagcgtcaacGCCTCCCTCAAAATCATTCTCTCCTACAACcatccaaacctagtgagtctaatgactcagcacgttctaatcATACATAACGACtaatacatatacaggcacATGCAGCTTTTAAAACACTTATAATACAATTGTAATTCTCTATAATCCACTATGATacccaaaaattattaatttgacgAATCTTACTTTCTCATCAAAATCGCCAATACCAATATTTCTCATTTCTCCTAGGACATCATCATGCTTACATATCTGTCTAATTTACTCAATCGCAATTCTTTTTGTAACCGTTAATCGGTAATTTACTTGCCGACTACATTCAATTAGAACCTTTTTACCTTTCAAAAAATTGCAACCTAAATCCCAAAGTTCTCGAATTATTCCATGAAGCCTAAATTATCGCATTCCAGTCCCCGCAAACTATCGAATTTAATGCAAAACGGCTCCCATAGCTTTCAAAAATTGCTGAAATGACCCCataattttcctaaaatttgCAATCAAGACCCAAAATTCTCGAATTCTCAAATTTAGCCCCAAATTTTTGCCTTTAGCCATCCAAATTTTTGGATTCATACAACTTCGCCCCTATATTTTCGAATTATAGCAAAATACCCTCAATATTTCCAAAAACTTGCAATTAAGTCCCTCAAATTATTATAATCCAGTCCCTAAGTTCATGATTCCTAAAAATTTAACCCCCGACATCAAATTCAAAATTCTCTTTCTACACAATGTAGAATTCGAAACAAGCAGTCCTAAATCACCAAGCTCAATTCACCTCAACTTAATCTTAGGTAGGGAAAAATTCAAGATACACAAAAACAAAATTCTCCTCACGTCTCTGAAACATAACTGTACACATCGTCCAAACCACTTAACCAAcatgtatttaattttaaaacaacATCCAACCTCCAGATTTCTATATCATAAAagcattcaaaaattttcagcATATAAATTCAAAGCATTAAATactcacagacttgaggcttgacttcttgagcttctcggagtGGCAGTAACACAACGCTTACGGgatccttggctctgataccaactgaaacgtcccttactttttaactttaaaataatactaattttttttaatcataaatcatgaactTTGAACCctcatttaaaatcaaactcaacatttaaaaatctcaagtgcataaaaatccataaatcgtcaaccaccaaaatcatacgtcaaattttaaaataatacaaaactaaacttcaaaataaagcaaaaaatctctaaataaataatcctcaaaatctttACATAAAAACTTTAAAGACTAAGTAAGTGTggaaaataaatgtccctcGGGGGTGTACTGCCGGattcgatccactcaagcgtcagcgcctccctcaaaatcATTCTCGCCTGAAACcatccaaacctagtgagtctaatgactcaacacgttctaaCCATACATAACAACtaatacatatacaggcacatgcaacttttaaaaaaaatcttttaataaaataatatggcATAAAATCTggtaatcatatatcatatcatgaatcattaaatcgtaaagctttccatcatcgtatatcatttttgggtgaagtttgatccttgaaagtgactatctgtaatcgtatcatcatgtggtcaactgatcagtcttagctcaccattgtaCATGGGGACGGGCGCTAGGCCTCGCCAAAagtgaaaatacgatcgtcgggctccctctggggccttatCCTGTAAACggactccctctggggccttctccctcactaTATTCCCAATCATATCATGTTTGttacagtcaattcacatccttcaaaatattttctttcttttttattcataaaatatcgtgtccttcaaaattcgtaaaataacatttttccaGGGAAAATCGTCAGCTTTAGCATATAATgtaaaataccatattttcatcataaacattttaaaatataatttatcatgtATTATGATTATGCGGGACACTTCCAAGCCTTTGGTACTACCCGGGACGCAAAATGACCATCTTATCCCTGGACTCCAAAATTCCTGATTTTGACTTTCTCTTACCTTTattgactcgagcctatcccatagcatcatataagcttaaatttaacttctaatatttttcttagacatAACCCGAGCCTTTAgatttaataacttaatgacTAAACCATGAAATGTTTTTAACACGAATAagttcaaaacttaatatttttttcccaaattttaatcataaaattttcatccctaaaattaacatgacaccttaaaatacacccataaacatttcttagacgtaaaattaagcACCTCAACTAATTTcccaatttgttttaaaaattaacctaaatcccgattttaacccgtattgactcaaaacttaaccaaaatttaccAGACTCGAACgatagcttattaacaccttaCTAACTTCTTTTCATCCCAAATCATGCCAATTAAAACCCTTGAACAAGCCTAGAACCATGCTGGAAAAGTTTGCTCATTTTTCGAAAACCCTAGCTTGCACAAACCCTCAATCCCTTCGACCCTAGCCCATGGCCGACCCAACCAGCCCCTAGCTGaccatcctaggaccatgaATGGACCCTAgagaccctactggaccaagCTTAAAGAACCTAGAACCCCCAGCCCTATGCCACGCCTTTACATGCCTTAAACAACCCAAAACGACGTGCAAcctttatgtgtgtgtgttttagtgTGCGGGTATGTGTGTTTAGGTgttttggtgtgtgtgtgtagggtTTGGGGcttatttattttagaaaacCAAAAAGGCTTTCTTAATCAACttaactaatgggcttaatcaaccttagtttttaattaataaattaggcccattaagattaataaaaatattagacctcaaattaaaaggtttaaaaacatctatttccaaaaaaaatcccttataaaatacataattttgtTCCTcccactaattaatttaaatttgaccttaaaaatgcaaaaattcttaaattatttaaaataaatattttctcaactaaaataaaaatttagcttttaaatctttaacaccttaatcgtctcTGGTCTTCTGTCCCCAGTCAACAACTGATATTCacctgaaaatttttaaattatgcaaTCGAGCGAGATTacataattaatcatttagtcattcaaaatatatcattcatgcgtccaaaatcatttaattaaaatattttaacaatttaataattttcatgcatgcggtCTATGTGGACTTATTTTTGGGCGTTAAAGTTTGGCATTGCTCGAGAGGGTGTGTTCAATCGGTTAGAAAATCCTGTCGAAAGCGTAGATCATTgtcgaattaattaaattaacaggggtaggtgaaccgagattctcaaaaaattcatttctcattgaatatTTACTCAATCATTTTAGCTTATTTAATTCAGCATTTAATCCGTGAATCATTTCgttgagtttttattttatcatcatAGTAGTAAACAATCATCTGAATTATCGTCACTAAAGGTTAAATAATTGGGAATAATAGTTGCGACATACAGTCTATGGatgaacgatactcgtactcttcTACACTacactattacttgacatcgtacacttgcgattatttcgagcttgaatattattgatttttaccaaggattttacagtgcaagttttgctcgataaAGTTTCTGGCGCCGTTGCCGAGGACTATTAATCCAGAATTTTATTCTTGGTTATTTAATTTagcattctttattttgttcaAGTTGACGCCTTCAAATTCTTTGCAAATATCCCTTTTGGTGCATGCCAAGGTCTCTAGAATCTGAACTAGAGATACTCGATCCCGAGATTGAAAAAGCCCTCCGCAGACGAAGACAACAACATAGGCTTAGAGACATGATGAACATGAACGAACATGAGGAAGAGCATCACGAAGATCTACGAGTCGAGGAGCCAAGACGCATACCCATGTTGGAGTACGCACAGCCTTCGCTTGATGGAGCGCATCCAAGTCTAGTGAGGCCAACCATCAGGGCAAACCAGTTTGAGATCAAACCAGTCATTATTCAAAACACTGTCCAGTTTGGGGAAAATGCGCTAGATGGCCCAAACACTCACATCGcggattttcttgaaattcgcGATACctttaaatttaatggagtttctGATGATGCTGTTAGATTGTGTTTATTTCCCTTCTCTTTGCATGACAAAGCTAAAGACTGGTTAAATTGTTTGCCTGTAGGTTCAATCACAACTCGGGAGGATATGGCCAAAGAATTCCTCTTGAAATACTTTCCTCCATAAAAAACCGTGAAGTTGCGAGCGGACATAACCACCTTCTCTCAATTTGAGCAGGAGTCACTCTCTGAGGCATGGGAGCGATACAAATATTTACTGTGTAGATGCCGACATCATGAACTGCCTCTTTGGTTAGTTGTCCAAATTTTTTACTATGGTTTAATATTGTCTAACGATACCATAATAGATGTTGCGGCCTGTGGGAATCTGTTGAGGAAAACAGCCGAAGAAAGGTATGAATTATTGGAGGAGATGGCTGCTAGTAGTTATCACCCTCAGTCTGAGAGGAACAGAGGAGGAGTGCAGGGCTTCACCAGATAACTGATTTTTTTGCTGTCACTGCACAACTAAAAACACTTAATAGGAAAATATATAGCTTGAATGTGAATGGGACAGCAATGCGCCTTCAAGAGGTATTTTGTGATAAATAAGGAGGGGAACATTTTGCTAAGGATTGTTTAGACAGTGGTCCTTTCTATGTGCAAGACGAAGCACCAATGAATCAAGTGGGAATTCAAAACCGTACAAGGAATGCAGTATTCAAACACATACAATCCTGGATGGAGGCAACACCCCAACTTCTCTTGGGGTGGTCAAAACAGTCATAATCGACCACATGGAGGACAGCAGTATGGTAAGCAACCGATGTATAAACCTGAGCCTAGAGAGGAGAAGTCTAGTTTGGAGCAAATGATGTCTAAATTTATCTCATCCACCGAAACTAGACTACAGAACCAGGATGAATCAATAAAAGAGTTAGAAAATCAGATAGGGCAGTTGGCTAAGATGATCGCTACTAAGGATCCGAGAACCTTGCCAAGCAACACTGAGACTAATCCGAAAGAGCAAGTGAATGCCATTGAGTTAAGGAGTGCGAAGACTTCAGAGTCAAAGGAGGACGCAAAAAGCCCCTCGCAAGAGGAACAGGTAGAAACATCCAAGggtaagtcttctaactctACACCTGCACCCACTGCACAATCTAGAATTGTTATCCCTCCACCTTTTCCGGTAGCAttgaaaaaagataaaattgatGCGCAATTCAGTAAGTTCCTTGAAGTATTTAAGAAATTACACATTAGTATTGTTTTCGCTgatgctttgatgcaaatgcctaGTTATGTTAAATTTATGAAGGACATATATGCAAATAAGAGGAAGTTGAAAGACCAAAAGACGATAAACTTAACTGAAAACTGCTTTGCAATGGTGCAAAACAAGATCCCACCAAAACTCAaggatccagggagtttttctattccttgcatgattggtaatgttgtttttcataaatttttgtgTGATCTTGGTGCAAATATTAATCTTATGCCTTTGTCGGTATTGAGGAAACTTGGATTGGGAGAGCCTAAGCCAACGAGGATGTCTTTGCGGCTAGCAGACAGATCTGTCAAGTATCTACGAGGAGTCATAGAAGATATATTGGTGAAAATGGGACCTACAGATTCTTTGGTGCTTGACATGGAGGAGGATAGGGAGATGCCTTTGATTTTAGGGAGACCGTTCCGTGCAACTGCCAAGGCCTTGATTTATGTGCAAGAAGAGAAGTTGAGATTGAGAGTGGGAGAGGAGGAAATTACTTTTGATGTCTTTAACACTCTTAAGCACACACTGCACACTAATGATTGTTCTAAAGTTTATTATTTGGATTCACTTGTGTGTAATTTTGTACAGGATGCTATGATGGATCCATTGGAAGCCACTCTCACCACTGAATTGAAGGAGGATGAACTGGATGaagaaaaaactaaaatagTGGAATACTTTAATGCCAAACATCTACGGAAGAGGCCAGTAAGGATGAAATTGGAGGATTTGGGGGATCGAAGAGACTTGACCTCTCAGAAGTCAAGCATTAAGGAACCACCGACACTTGAGCTCAAACCACTGTCTCCACACCTGAAGTA
This window of the Primulina huaijiensis isolate GDHJ02 chromosome 3, ASM1229523v2, whole genome shotgun sequence genome carries:
- the LOC140972512 gene encoding uncharacterized protein, with translation MQYSNTYNPGWRQHPNFSWGGQNSHNRPHGGQQYGKQPMYKPEPREEKSSLEQMMSKFISSTETRLQNQDESIKELENQIGQLAKMIATKDPRTLPSNTETNPKEQVNAIELRSAKTSESKEDAKSPSQEEQVETSKGKSSNSTPAPTAQSRIVIPPPFPVALKKDKIDAQFSKFLEVFKKLHISIVFADALMQMPSYVKFMKDIYANKRKKLGLGEPKPTRMSLRLADRSVKYLRGVIEDILVKMGPTDSLVLDMEEDREMPLILGRPFRATAKALIYVQEEKLRLRVGEEEITFDVFNTLKHTLHTNDCSKVYYLDSLVCNFVQDAMMDPLEATLTTELKEDELDEEKTKIVEYFNAKHLRKRPVRMKLEDLGDRRDLTSQKSSIKEPPTLELKPLSPHLKYVYLGEHRLLQLDQLDEFRGQADDLASTYKKHTKQAHDKRITPKEFKEGEAVLLYNSKLRLFPGKLKSRWTGPYIITNVFSSGAITLKDGKNEPFTVNAPLLKHYLGGAVEHKLELLDSKTIRTERDEP